In Candidatus Promineifilum breve, one genomic interval encodes:
- a CDS encoding tyrosine-type recombinase/integrase, which yields MESTGQRELFTTPPDGDEKAGRGSTLSREASLQAAMGTFERHMQDEGFSINTVKAFSSDIRLLGRYLGIGTPIGEIGTKNLNDFMRWLTDERGVPCSPKSFARRVTTLKVFFGWLHETGVLPQDPSAAVIQTSVTSPLPEAPDALDVGRALAVAEAWRAGGPERKPDARPYLLLTLLLQTGIKKGEAMAIVPNHIDDSDREHPLLYVRYANPRLRYKERKVPLEPAWLDVLAEYLAQYQPTDTLFTCTARNLEYILHDIAEAAELPPGVLSFENLRWAAALQDWRADVEQDDIRQKLGLSKIAWRETKTKLRRLIEREQIDALPA from the coding sequence ATGGAATCGACAGGGCAACGCGAGTTATTTACGACACCGCCGGACGGGGACGAGAAAGCGGGCAGGGGATCAACCCTCAGCCGCGAGGCTTCGCTCCAGGCCGCGATGGGCACGTTCGAGCGGCATATGCAGGATGAGGGCTTTTCCATCAATACGGTCAAGGCCTTCAGCAGCGACATCCGCCTGCTGGGCCGCTATCTGGGCATCGGCACGCCCATTGGCGAGATCGGCACCAAGAATCTGAACGACTTCATGCGCTGGCTGACCGACGAGCGCGGCGTGCCCTGTAGCCCCAAGTCTTTCGCCCGGCGCGTGACGACGCTGAAGGTGTTCTTCGGCTGGCTCCACGAGACAGGGGTACTGCCGCAAGACCCATCGGCGGCCGTCATCCAGACCAGCGTCACCAGCCCGCTGCCCGAAGCGCCCGACGCGCTGGACGTGGGCCGCGCCCTGGCCGTGGCCGAGGCGTGGCGGGCCGGTGGGCCGGAACGCAAGCCCGACGCGCGCCCCTATCTCCTGTTGACGCTGCTGCTCCAGACGGGCATCAAGAAGGGCGAGGCGATGGCGATTGTGCCCAACCACATCGACGACAGCGACCGGGAGCACCCGCTCCTCTACGTGCGCTACGCCAACCCGCGCCTGCGCTACAAAGAACGCAAAGTGCCGCTGGAGCCGGCCTGGCTCGACGTGCTGGCCGAATATCTGGCCCAGTATCAGCCGACCGACACGCTCTTCACCTGCACGGCCCGCAATCTGGAGTATATCCTCCACGACATCGCCGAAGCGGCCGAACTGCCGCCCGGCGTGCTGTCTTTCGAGAATCTGCGCTGGGCCGCGGCCCTACAGGATTGGCGCGCCGACGTGGAGCAGGACGACATCCGCCAGAAGCTCGGCCTGTCGAAAATCGCCTGGCGCGAGACCAAGACCAAGTTGCGCCGGCTGATCGAGCGCGAGCAGATCGACGCCCTGCCGGCCTGA
- the mfd gene encoding transcription-repair coupling factor: MNVSGLLDLFDQISAFDQLKRALTQEDGERRLLPLELVKGTRPPVAAQIYRQVAAPRRTPILLLTARVDAATLWHQALETWLPQNARLLRLPEPTPLPYDRGPWSDRTRQGRLNVLAGLIAGQHPLIPAGDTPPLVVTSIRAFLQKTLPKRRFIAATRVLRVGQALDLEKSLVGWQDIGYEPVSVVEAAGQFSRRGGIIDIFPAAATLPVRIELFGDEIDTMRAFDPTTQRSLGPADSVIITPARELLPAAARDFVEVWADEPLPTEASLPSWRDDLKNLREGVAFGNLEYYLPLAYPRPVTLLDYLTPDALVIVDDWDELQVVAGELIDHARQIEAEQTDLPPGYRNPLFTWDEIGSELAWWQPLVLGEGRPGGTNDAEEPLYIELGEAFDPGPRYGGQMRPFLNQLKQARREGERVVVFSRQATRLAELWGEDGGTLIRALEPLTHAGESDMVDAVVTAIDAGTGRSGVVPLDALPDVPPGGSITFVQGSLPEGFILVRQEDHHVLLHLLTDAEIFGWSRPAPRRQRKARPTAPETFFADIKQGDYIVHLDYGIGRFEGLVVRNLGGMEREYLLVKYANGDTLYVPVHHADRLGKWIGPDDADPTLNRLGERTWTQARAAAQRAADELAQELLDLYAARETIPGHAFPGDTDWQAELEAAFPYHETEDQLRVISEVKDDMERPNPMDRLICGDVGYGKTEVALRAAFKAVMDGKQVAMLVPTTILAQQHYTNFRDRLAPFPASVEMLSRFRTPTRQRQIVQKLREGQIDIVIGTHRLLSDDVSFKDLGLVIIDEEQRFGVADKERLKQWRTEVDVLTLTATPIPRTLHMALTGVRDISIIDTAPAERLPVETYVGEADDSRIRTAILRELDRGGQIFFVHNRVQSIHIVRKRLEKLVPEARITVAHGQMSERQLEKIMIDFAEANIDILLSTTIIESGLDFPNANTLIVDRAEQFGLSQLYQLRGRVGRATRRAYAYFFHAPWRSLTADAQARLETIAEHTQLGAGYYIAVRDMEIRGAGDFLGGMQSGHIASVGFDMYTRLLTKAVKRRKAELRGETVTAELPDNVLIDLPLATYIPTDYVPDTQLRLRLYRRMATLDTLAEIDEMAAELADRFGPIPDPVHNLLYQIRIKALAQAAGVNAVVTEAGQIRIRIAELGGVDRYHLQRYLGEDVRVSKSAIWLKKERATHEWQIELVQVLEKFRLFERGTPAQRDRPAGADIPQDEAADEPTAAD; encoded by the coding sequence ATGAACGTCTCCGGCCTGCTCGATCTGTTCGACCAAATCTCGGCCTTCGACCAGCTAAAGCGCGCCCTCACCCAGGAGGACGGCGAGCGGCGCTTGTTGCCGCTGGAACTGGTGAAGGGCACGCGCCCGCCGGTAGCCGCCCAAATCTACCGGCAGGTGGCCGCGCCGCGCCGGACGCCCATCCTGTTGCTGACGGCGCGGGTCGATGCGGCCACGCTCTGGCATCAGGCGCTGGAGACGTGGCTGCCGCAGAACGCCCGGCTGCTGCGCCTGCCGGAGCCGACGCCGCTGCCATACGACCGCGGCCCGTGGAGCGACCGCACCCGTCAGGGGCGTCTCAATGTCCTGGCCGGGCTGATCGCCGGGCAACACCCGCTAATTCCGGCCGGCGACACGCCGCCGCTGGTTGTCACTTCCATCCGCGCCTTCCTGCAGAAGACGCTGCCCAAGCGGCGCTTCATCGCCGCCACGCGCGTCCTGCGCGTGGGCCAGGCGCTGGACCTGGAGAAAAGCCTCGTCGGCTGGCAGGACATTGGCTATGAGCCGGTCAGTGTGGTCGAAGCGGCCGGTCAATTCAGCCGGCGCGGCGGCATCATCGACATCTTCCCCGCCGCGGCCACGCTGCCAGTGCGCATTGAACTGTTCGGCGACGAAATCGACACCATGCGCGCCTTCGACCCCACGACGCAGCGTTCGCTCGGTCCGGCCGACAGCGTCATCATCACCCCGGCGCGCGAACTGCTGCCCGCCGCCGCCCGCGACTTCGTGGAGGTCTGGGCCGACGAACCGTTGCCGACCGAGGCCAGCCTGCCGTCGTGGCGCGACGATCTGAAAAACCTGCGCGAGGGAGTGGCCTTCGGCAATCTGGAGTACTATCTGCCGCTGGCCTACCCCCGCCCGGTGACGTTGCTCGATTACCTGACGCCCGATGCGCTGGTCATCGTCGATGATTGGGACGAGCTACAGGTTGTGGCCGGGGAACTCATCGACCACGCGCGGCAGATCGAGGCCGAGCAGACCGACCTGCCGCCCGGCTACCGCAACCCCCTTTTCACCTGGGACGAGATCGGCTCGGAGTTGGCCTGGTGGCAGCCGCTGGTGCTGGGCGAGGGACGGCCGGGCGGGACGAACGACGCCGAAGAGCCGCTCTACATCGAACTGGGCGAGGCGTTCGACCCCGGCCCGCGCTATGGCGGGCAGATGCGGCCGTTCCTGAACCAACTCAAACAGGCCCGGCGCGAGGGGGAGCGCGTGGTGGTCTTCAGCCGCCAGGCCACCCGGCTGGCCGAGCTATGGGGCGAGGACGGCGGCACGCTCATCCGCGCCCTGGAGCCGTTGACCCACGCCGGCGAATCGGACATGGTCGATGCGGTGGTGACGGCCATCGACGCCGGCACCGGCCGTAGCGGCGTCGTGCCGCTCGATGCCCTGCCCGACGTGCCCCCCGGCGGCAGCATCACCTTTGTGCAGGGCAGTCTGCCGGAGGGCTTCATATTGGTGCGGCAGGAAGATCATCACGTCCTGCTCCACCTGCTGACCGACGCCGAGATCTTCGGCTGGAGCCGCCCCGCGCCGCGCCGGCAGCGCAAGGCCCGGCCCACCGCCCCGGAGACGTTCTTCGCCGACATCAAGCAGGGCGACTACATCGTCCATCTGGATTACGGCATCGGCCGCTTCGAGGGGCTGGTCGTGCGCAATCTGGGCGGCATGGAGCGCGAGTACCTGCTGGTGAAATACGCCAACGGCGATACGCTCTACGTGCCCGTCCATCACGCCGACCGGCTGGGCAAGTGGATCGGCCCCGACGACGCCGACCCGACACTGAACCGGCTGGGTGAGCGCACCTGGACGCAGGCCCGCGCCGCCGCCCAGCGCGCCGCCGACGAACTGGCCCAGGAGCTGCTCGACCTCTACGCCGCCCGCGAGACCATCCCCGGCCACGCCTTCCCCGGTGACACCGATTGGCAGGCCGAACTGGAAGCCGCCTTCCCCTATCACGAGACCGAAGATCAGTTGCGGGTCATCAGCGAGGTGAAGGACGACATGGAGCGGCCCAACCCGATGGATCGCCTCATCTGCGGCGACGTGGGCTACGGCAAGACCGAGGTGGCCCTGCGCGCGGCGTTCAAGGCGGTCATGGACGGCAAGCAGGTCGCCATGCTCGTGCCGACCACCATTCTGGCCCAACAACATTACACCAACTTCCGCGACCGGCTGGCCCCCTTCCCGGCCTCGGTCGAGATGCTGTCGCGCTTCCGTACGCCCACCCGCCAGCGGCAGATCGTCCAGAAGTTGCGCGAAGGGCAAATCGACATTGTCATCGGCACCCACCGCCTGCTGTCCGACGACGTCTCGTTCAAGGATTTGGGGCTGGTCATCATCGACGAGGAGCAGCGCTTCGGCGTGGCCGACAAGGAACGGCTGAAGCAATGGCGCACCGAGGTCGACGTGCTGACGCTGACGGCCACGCCCATCCCGCGCACGCTCCACATGGCCCTGACCGGCGTGCGCGACATCAGCATCATCGATACGGCCCCGGCCGAGCGCCTGCCGGTGGAAACCTACGTCGGCGAGGCGGACGATTCGCGCATTCGCACGGCCATCCTGCGCGAGCTCGACCGCGGCGGCCAAATCTTCTTCGTCCACAACCGGGTGCAGAGCATCCACATCGTCCGCAAGCGATTGGAGAAGCTCGTGCCCGAGGCGCGCATCACCGTGGCCCACGGCCAGATGAGCGAGCGCCAACTGGAGAAGATCATGATCGATTTTGCCGAGGCCAACATCGACATCCTGCTCTCCACGACGATCATCGAGAGTGGCCTGGACTTCCCCAATGCCAATACGCTCATCGTTGACCGGGCGGAGCAGTTTGGCCTGTCGCAACTCTACCAGTTGCGCGGGCGGGTGGGCCGGGCCACGCGCCGCGCCTATGCCTACTTCTTCCACGCCCCATGGCGCTCGCTGACGGCCGACGCCCAGGCCCGCCTGGAGACCATCGCCGAGCATACCCAACTGGGCGCGGGCTACTACATCGCCGTGCGCGACATGGAGATACGCGGCGCAGGCGATTTCCTGGGCGGGATGCAGAGCGGCCACATCGCCTCCGTCGGCTTCGATATGTATACCCGCCTGCTGACCAAGGCCGTCAAACGGCGCAAGGCCGAACTGCGCGGCGAGACGGTGACGGCCGAGCTACCCGACAACGTGCTCATCGACCTGCCGCTGGCGACCTACATCCCCACCGACTACGTGCCCGATACCCAGTTGCGCCTGCGCCTCTACCGGCGCATGGCGACGCTGGACACGCTGGCCGAGATCGACGAGATGGCCGCCGAACTGGCCGACCGCTTTGGGCCGATTCCCGACCCGGTGCATAACCTGCTGTACCAGATTCGCATCAAGGCCCTGGCCCAGGCGGCGGGGGTCAATGCCGTGGTCACCGAGGCCGGCCAGATTCGTATCCGCATCGCCGAACTGGGCGGCGTTGACCGCTATCACCTGCAACGCTATCTGGGCGAAGACGTGCGCGTCAGCAAGAGCGCCATCTGGCTGAAGAAAGAGCGCGCCACCCACGAATGGCAGATCGAACTGGTGCAGGTGTTGGAGAAGTTCCGCCTCTTCGAGCGCGGGACGCCGGCCCAGCGCGACCGGCCGGCCGGCGCGGACATACCACAGGACGAAGCGGCCGACGAACCCACGGCGGCCGACTAG
- the pth gene encoding aminoacyl-tRNA hydrolase, with product MTNDIDAQPGAERYLIVGLGNPGRGYAFNRHNIGFMAVDRLAARHGIDLKRVQSKAIVGNGRVADRAVILAKPQTFMNLSGGAVGSLAGYYRVPLSNLLVVYDELDIPFGVLRLREKGGAGGHNGMRSIIAQMGNDFARLRLGIGRPPGRMDPAAYVLQDFGRDELPVVSDMLDTAVAAIETFVREGIALTMSRYNGPVDSPAAQG from the coding sequence ATGACGAACGACATCGACGCGCAACCCGGCGCGGAGCGTTATTTGATTGTCGGCCTGGGCAATCCCGGCCGGGGCTATGCCTTTAACCGGCACAATATCGGCTTCATGGCCGTCGACCGGCTGGCCGCGCGCCACGGCATCGACCTGAAGCGTGTGCAGAGCAAGGCCATCGTCGGCAACGGGCGCGTGGCCGACCGGGCGGTGATTCTGGCCAAGCCGCAGACGTTTATGAACCTGAGCGGCGGGGCGGTAGGCAGCCTGGCCGGCTATTACCGGGTGCCGTTAAGCAATCTGCTGGTGGTCTACGACGAGCTGGACATCCCCTTCGGCGTGCTGCGGCTGCGCGAAAAGGGGGGCGCGGGCGGCCACAACGGGATGCGCTCGATCATCGCCCAGATGGGCAACGACTTCGCCCGGCTGCGGCTGGGCATCGGCCGCCCGCCGGGGCGCATGGACCCGGCGGCCTACGTCTTGCAGGATTTCGGGCGCGACGAATTGCCGGTGGTCAGCGACATGCTGGACACGGCCGTCGCCGCCATTGAAACCTTCGTGCGCGAGGGCATCGCGCTAACGATGTCACGCTACAACGGCCCCGTCGATTCGCCGGCGGCCCAGGGTTAG
- a CDS encoding ABC transporter substrate-binding protein: MFILGAAILMGCAQDDSPATSVPAATPETPSEATPEPGAAVAGGTVAPTATAEPTATLTPTPLPPKDLVVCLGGEPASLYLYGDNSVEPAAVRHALYESPYTSLSYGYQPLALEKLPNLADGDARLEAVEVNPGDFVIDAGGELTTLVKGVEVIDAEGQRLLYDSGVIRMAQLSADFTFQPLVWSDGTPVTAEDSVFSFRVARSPGTPRVDNKFTMTAAYEATGERTVRWTGRPGYLDPAYMTNVWTPLPSHQLAEFAPEELPGLEEAARAPLSYGAFVVDEWTAGESIRLVPNPHYYRAAEGLPHLTSLTFRFLSDGETSLPAGYEECHILTSDLLWFDALPAVAEAAAAGGLVEYTTTAGIVEQIIFGVDPAAAEQSWFQDARVRRAVTHCTDRQTLVDELTYGRGAVLDTFVPADHALHPDDAAQWAYDPAAGNALLDEAGLLDTDGDGIRNGLTASAPFTVTLGTVDNPLRQQIAERVSADLAACGIEATPALVEAGALFAPGPQGVVFGRKFDMAAFAWISSIAPICDLYVTANIPGPVADGFIGWEGINVSGWSDEAYDAACGAALSLLPGQPGYEESHQAALRIFAQELPAMPLFARLRLAATTPDVVNFRLDPTQPSELWNPHELDLNVAGS, encoded by the coding sequence TTGTTCATTCTTGGGGCGGCCATTCTGATGGGCTGCGCGCAAGACGATTCGCCGGCAACTTCTGTTCCGGCCGCCACCCCTGAGACACCAAGCGAGGCCACGCCCGAACCCGGCGCGGCCGTGGCCGGGGGCACGGTTGCGCCCACCGCGACTGCCGAACCCACGGCTACGCTCACCCCTACCCCCCTGCCCCCCAAAGACCTCGTCGTCTGCCTGGGCGGCGAGCCGGCGTCGCTGTATCTGTATGGCGACAACAGCGTCGAGCCGGCGGCGGTGCGCCATGCCCTGTATGAATCGCCCTACACGTCACTCAGCTATGGCTACCAGCCCCTGGCGCTGGAAAAGCTGCCCAACCTGGCCGACGGCGACGCCCGGCTGGAGGCGGTGGAGGTCAATCCGGGCGACTTCGTCATCGATGCCGGCGGCGAGTTGACCACGCTGGTGAAGGGGGTCGAGGTGATCGACGCCGAGGGGCAACGCCTCCTCTATGACAGCGGCGTGATCCGGATGGCGCAGTTGTCGGCCGACTTCACCTTCCAGCCGCTGGTCTGGTCCGACGGCACGCCGGTGACGGCCGAGGATTCGGTCTTCAGCTTCCGTGTTGCCAGATCGCCCGGCACGCCGCGCGTCGATAATAAATTCACCATGACGGCCGCCTACGAGGCCACCGGCGAGCGCACGGTGCGCTGGACGGGCCGCCCCGGCTATCTGGACCCGGCCTACATGACCAACGTCTGGACGCCCCTGCCCAGCCACCAGTTGGCCGAGTTTGCCCCGGAGGAGTTGCCGGGCCTGGAAGAGGCCGCCCGCGCCCCGCTCAGCTATGGCGCGTTCGTGGTGGACGAGTGGACGGCCGGTGAATCGATCCGCCTTGTGCCCAACCCGCACTATTACCGCGCCGCCGAGGGTCTGCCGCACCTGACCTCGCTCACCTTCCGCTTCCTGTCGGACGGCGAGACAAGCTTGCCGGCCGGCTACGAGGAGTGCCACATCCTGACCAGCGATCTGCTCTGGTTCGACGCCCTGCCGGCGGTGGCAGAAGCCGCGGCGGCCGGTGGACTGGTCGAATACACGACGACAGCCGGTATTGTGGAGCAGATCATCTTCGGCGTTGACCCGGCGGCGGCCGAGCAAAGCTGGTTCCAGGACGCCCGTGTGCGTCGCGCCGTCACGCATTGTACCGACCGGCAAACATTGGTGGACGAGTTGACCTATGGCCGCGGGGCCGTCCTCGACACCTTCGTACCCGCCGATCACGCCCTGCACCCCGACGATGCCGCCCAGTGGGCCTATGACCCGGCGGCGGGCAATGCCCTACTCGATGAGGCCGGTCTTCTGGATACCGATGGCGACGGCATCCGCAACGGCCTGACGGCCAGCGCGCCCTTCACGGTCACGCTGGGCACGGTCGATAACCCGCTGCGCCAACAGATCGCCGAGCGGGTGAGCGCCGATCTGGCCGCCTGCGGCATCGAGGCCACGCCGGCTCTAGTGGAGGCGGGGGCCTTGTTCGCGCCGGGGCCACAGGGCGTGGTCTTCGGCCGCAAGTTCGATATGGCCGCCTTCGCCTGGATCAGCAGCATCGCGCCTATTTGCGACCTGTATGTGACCGCCAACATCCCCGGCCCGGTGGCCGACGGGTTCATCGGCTGGGAAGGGATCAACGTCTCCGGCTGGTCGGATGAGGCTTATGATGCCGCCTGCGGCGCGGCTCTTTCCCTCTTGCCCGGCCAGCCCGGCTACGAGGAGAGCCATCAGGCAGCCCTGCGCATCTTTGCCCAGGAGTTGCCGGCCATGCCCCTGTTCGCCCGGCTGCGTCTGGCGGCCACAACGCCCGACGTGGTGAACTTCCGGCTCGACCCGACCCAGCCGTCGGAACTATGGAATCCGCACGAACTGGACCTCAACGTCGCGGGGTCGTAA
- a CDS encoding thioredoxin domain-containing protein — MMKSTTIRALFLLLCLSLLAVACSAPTAVGTQRDSTTPGASSPVAGASTAETTAPAADTAGVTSTEVDSQGIPVGFTAEGRPYRGNPDAPVTMDTFSDFQCPYCGRFSAETLPGLLENQIAGGEVVMVFYDFPLNSIHPQAAAAANAARCAGERGAAAYWAMHDRLFVSISDWSNSQANDVFAAYAEELGLGDADFTACLAENRHAATVDADLALGQSRGVNSTPTFFLNEQPLIGAYPLDYFNQAIAAVGAGQVIATEPTAQPQAPSVAPTPATIALAEAAAERGEADAPVTIVEYTDYQCPYCQRHVAETLPRLITDMIDTGRVRYVVKDFPLDSIHPEARAASVAARCAGEQDAYWPMHDALFTRQDEWGGLGAGANAVFTTLATDLALDGDLFAACLSSGRHDAVIQANQTEGAVLGVTGTPAFFINGFPINGAQPFELFEYAIGLAEEGTLADAYLAPAAEAAPTPAGPVEVDTEGAYSVGEADAPVVLVEFTDYQCPFCSRHFLETFPQLMADYVDTGKVRYVFLDFPISSIHPQAQAAAEAARCAGDQDAYLPMHDMLFARQSEWSGRQDAATIFAGFAQELGLDGDAFTACQEARTHEAAVLADLQQGAALGVGGTPAFFLNGNALSGAQPFEVFQQMIEELLASASS, encoded by the coding sequence ATGATGAAATCAACCACAATTCGCGCCCTCTTTCTTCTTTTATGTCTGTCGCTGCTGGCCGTGGCCTGTAGCGCGCCCACCGCTGTCGGGACGCAGCGCGACTCGACTACGCCCGGCGCCTCCTCGCCCGTGGCCGGCGCGTCGACGGCCGAGACAACGGCCCCGGCCGCGGACACGGCCGGCGTCACCTCGACCGAGGTCGATAGCCAGGGCATCCCCGTCGGCTTCACCGCCGAGGGCCGCCCCTATCGCGGCAACCCCGATGCCCCGGTCACCATGGACACCTTCTCCGACTTCCAGTGCCCCTATTGCGGGCGCTTTTCGGCCGAAACCCTGCCCGGCCTGCTGGAGAATCAAATCGCCGGCGGCGAAGTCGTCATGGTCTTCTATGACTTCCCGCTCAACAGCATCCACCCCCAGGCGGCGGCGGCGGCCAACGCGGCGCGCTGCGCCGGCGAGCGTGGCGCGGCGGCCTATTGGGCCATGCACGACCGCCTGTTCGTGTCGATTTCCGACTGGTCGAACAGCCAGGCCAACGATGTTTTCGCCGCCTACGCTGAGGAGCTAGGCCTGGGCGACGCGGACTTCACCGCTTGTCTGGCCGAAAATCGCCATGCCGCCACTGTGGACGCCGATCTGGCCCTGGGCCAAAGCCGCGGTGTCAACAGCACACCCACCTTCTTCCTCAATGAACAACCCTTGATCGGTGCTTACCCGCTCGATTACTTCAACCAGGCCATCGCCGCCGTCGGCGCGGGTCAGGTCATCGCCACCGAGCCGACGGCCCAACCGCAAGCGCCGTCCGTGGCCCCGACGCCGGCGACTATCGCCCTGGCCGAAGCCGCCGCCGAACGGGGTGAAGCGGACGCGCCGGTGACCATCGTCGAGTATACCGACTACCAATGCCCCTACTGCCAGCGCCACGTGGCCGAGACGTTGCCCCGCCTGATCACCGACATGATCGACACCGGGCGCGTGCGCTACGTCGTCAAGGATTTCCCGCTGGACAGCATCCACCCCGAGGCGCGGGCGGCGTCCGTGGCCGCGCGCTGCGCCGGTGAGCAAGACGCCTATTGGCCGATGCACGATGCCCTCTTCACCCGGCAGGACGAGTGGGGCGGGCTGGGCGCGGGCGCGAACGCCGTCTTCACGACGCTGGCGACCGATCTGGCGCTGGATGGCGATCTGTTCGCCGCCTGCCTCAGCAGTGGCCGCCACGACGCCGTGATTCAGGCCAACCAGACCGAGGGCGCGGTCCTCGGCGTGACCGGCACACCGGCCTTCTTCATCAATGGCTTCCCCATCAATGGCGCGCAGCCCTTTGAACTGTTCGAGTACGCCATCGGCCTGGCCGAGGAAGGCACGCTGGCCGACGCTTACCTCGCGCCCGCCGCCGAAGCCGCGCCGACCCCGGCCGGCCCGGTCGAGGTCGATACGGAAGGGGCCTATAGTGTCGGCGAGGCCGACGCGCCGGTGGTGCTGGTCGAATTCACCGACTATCAGTGCCCGTTCTGCAGCCGCCATTTTCTGGAAACCTTCCCGCAACTCATGGCCGACTACGTGGACACGGGCAAGGTGCGCTACGTCTTTCTGGACTTCCCGATCAGCAGCATCCACCCCCAGGCGCAGGCGGCGGCCGAGGCGGCGCGCTGCGCGGGCGACCAGGACGCCTATCTGCCCATGCACGACATGCTCTTCGCCCGCCAGAGCGAATGGAGTGGTCGCCAGGACGCGGCCACCATCTTCGCCGGTTTTGCCCAGGAGTTGGGTCTGGATGGCGACGCCTTTACCGCCTGCCAGGAAGCCCGCACCCACGAGGCGGCCGTGCTGGCCGACTTGCAGCAGGGCGCGGCCCTGGGTGTGGGCGGCACGCCGGCCTTCTTCCTCAACGGCAATGCCCTGTCCGGCGCCCAACCATTTGAGGTGTTCCAGCAGATGATCGAGGAACTTCTCGCGTCGGCTTCCAGTTGA
- a CDS encoding ATP-grasp domain-containing protein, giving the protein MSRDGKKLVGFIIGREREMPEAVMAILNERYDSIVAELVKMGGTFLDEPMPYDVIIDRMSHEIPYYHAYVKYAALMGCYVINNPFVWANDTKFFAGALMHKLGIRTPRTAVLPNKDIAADTVPDSFRNLSYPMDWQAVIDYIGSPAIFKDIRSGGRRFAHRVNNVDELIQRYDESGTRTMILQQVIESSHQYHCMVIGSEKTHLMPYSLEMGHYVEDDGSLPAAATRQMTEIALQIARLYGYDINMTEFVLQGDVVYLINATNPSPLIGHDLMTDGQFNWICNEIAELAAQRIAKPSSTWLPIRLPAS; this is encoded by the coding sequence ATGAGCCGAGACGGGAAGAAACTGGTCGGGTTTATCATTGGGCGTGAGAGGGAGATGCCCGAGGCGGTCATGGCTATCCTCAACGAACGATATGATTCGATAGTCGCGGAATTGGTCAAGATGGGGGGGACTTTTCTGGATGAGCCGATGCCCTATGATGTGATCATCGATCGCATGTCCCACGAAATCCCCTATTATCATGCCTACGTCAAGTACGCCGCGCTCATGGGCTGCTATGTCATCAACAACCCGTTCGTCTGGGCCAACGACACCAAGTTTTTTGCCGGGGCGCTGATGCACAAGTTGGGCATCCGCACCCCGCGCACGGCCGTCTTGCCCAACAAGGACATCGCCGCCGACACCGTGCCCGACAGCTTCCGCAACCTCTCCTATCCGATGGATTGGCAGGCGGTCATCGACTACATCGGCAGCCCGGCCATCTTCAAGGATATTCGCAGCGGCGGCCGGCGCTTTGCCCACCGGGTCAATAACGTCGACGAGTTGATCCAGCGCTACGACGAGAGCGGCACGCGCACGATGATCCTCCAGCAAGTCATCGAGTCGAGCCATCAATACCATTGCATGGTCATCGGCAGCGAAAAGACCCACCTCATGCCCTACTCGCTGGAGATGGGCCACTACGTCGAGGATGACGGCAGCCTGCCCGCGGCGGCCACCCGGCAGATGACCGAGATCGCCCTACAGATCGCCCGCTTATATGGCTACGACATCAATATGACCGAGTTTGTTCTACAGGGTGACGTGGTTTATCTGATCAACGCGACCAACCCGTCGCCGCTCATCGGCCACGATTTGATGACCGATGGGCAATTTAACTGGATCTGCAACGAAATCGCCGAGTTAGCCGCGCAACGGATTGCCAAGCCCAGTTCGACCTGGCTGCCTATCCGGCTGCCGGCCTCTTAA